The genomic stretch ACTGCATCAATGGGTTTGCCGACCACTTTGAGGGCATTGATGGTGGCAGCAACTACGACAACTGCTGTGCCATGTTGGTCATCGTGGTAAACGGGAATATCTAATTCCTCTTTAAGACGCTTCTCGATTTCAAAGCAGCGTGGGGCGCTGATATCCTCTAGATTCACACCGCCAAAGGATGGTGCAATCCGTTTAACTGTTTCCACAATTTCATCAACATCTTTAGTCTTGAGGCATATCGGAAACGCATCCAGTCCTGCAAACTGCTTAAATAGCATTGCTTTACCTTCCATTACAGGCATGGCGGCTTCAGGCCCAATGTCGCCGAGTCCTAAGACTGCTGTGCCATCGGTGACAACGGCGATCGTATTGCATTTGATCGTGTAGTCGTACACTTTACGCTTATCTTCAGCGATCGCCATACAGACTCGCCCTACTCCGGGGGTATAGACCATGGCAAGATCATCCTGACCTTTGACTGCCACTTTAGCTTCGAGATGGATTTTGCCACCTTGGTGAATTTGGAAAGTGCGATCGTAAACATCGAGTACGCGGATTTCGGGAACTGCCTTAACAACGGCAATCAATTTATCCATATGCTCGGTGCTATAGGCATTAACTGTAATGTCGCGCACCGAAATTTTACGAGTCTGTTGGATTAAATCAATCTGTCCTAAATTCCCGCCTGCTTCAGCTAGAGCGCCGATTACAGAAGACAGCATTCCTGCGCGGTTGAGGAGTTGCACGCGGAAGGTCAAGCTAAAGCTAGGGTTAGGTGTTAGTTTTTGCATCTTGAGAAGTGAGTAATTGCATAGAATCAGGCTTTGCCCGATTGATGCAATATTACCTGATTGTCTGTAGGCTTAGCGTTACAAATCACACACCATTAAAGTTCGTCAGCTGTTGCTAAGTGTATTAGTACATAAACCCTAATAAGAGAATGGCGGCGCGAAGCGCCATTCTCTTATTTAGCTATCAGTGCTGTACTTAGCTGCACTTATTTACATATAAAGAAAGCGGCTCAGCCGCTTTCTTTATGATTTGATCAGTTGGCGGGCAATGTACCAAGTGAGGATGCCTGTAAATAGCGCGATCGCACTGAGAGCAAAAATCACCTGTTGCAATCCGAAATAGGACTCGGCGATGCCTGCGACGGAGAGGGGCAGACTGAGGGCAATATTTACAGCATTATTTTGTAAGCCGAAGACTTTACCGCGCACATCTTCAGGAGTCTCCTCTTGAATAACTGTCTGCATAGGGATCACGCATAGCCCCGCAAAAATCCCTGTACCTGCGATCGCGATTAGTCCTAATCCAAAGCGATCGCTAAATATTGCCAACATTCCTAAAAATAGACACATCCCAATCGAGCCAACTAGCGCGAGGGTTTGACGACTACAGCGA from Pseudanabaena sp. Chao 1811 encodes the following:
- a CDS encoding NAD-dependent malic enzyme, which translates into the protein MQKLTPNPSFSLTFRVQLLNRAGMLSSVIGALAEAGGNLGQIDLIQQTRKISVRDITVNAYSTEHMDKLIAVVKAVPEIRVLDVYDRTFQIHQGGKIHLEAKVAVKGQDDLAMVYTPGVGRVCMAIAEDKRKVYDYTIKCNTIAVVTDGTAVLGLGDIGPEAAMPVMEGKAMLFKQFAGLDAFPICLKTKDVDEIVETVKRIAPSFGGVNLEDISAPRCFEIEKRLKEELDIPVYHDDQHGTAVVVVAATINALKVVGKPIDAVRIVMNGAGASGIAVARLLREAGVKQISMCDSKGCINKNRTDLTAEKLEFVSDFSGSLADVIKGADMFIGLSVKGALTPEMVRSMAPAPIVFAMANPNPEIQPELVENDVAVIATGRSDYANQINNVLAFPGIFRGALDARVHKITTQMNLGAAQAIASLVSTSDLAPDFIIPSVFDPRVSHAVAAAVHAVARQQGLAND